In Hippopotamus amphibius kiboko isolate mHipAmp2 chromosome 6, mHipAmp2.hap2, whole genome shotgun sequence, the genomic window CTGCTTATAATTGTGGGAAGATTCATTTTGCTCTGCTCCTCTTCTCACCCTCTACATAGAGAGAATGAATTAGGAGAATGGCTGGTTAGGAAACCTTTCTTGTTTGTGTTGTTGGAAGTGGAGAGGGGTGCTGATTCCCCAAACAGATTTGCAGGTCATAATAGAGAGCGGCCTTGAGGACGGCGCCCGTGCACACGCGGCTGCCCTCCGTGAACTTGTGAGGGAGGCTTTCCTTAGTGAAGGCGGCCGTGGGCTGCAACAGACTGGCCTTGTTAGGACTCCCTGTTGTCTGCCCACTCATGATGCTGGGGCAATCTGAGTGGAGAAAAAGCAAGCTGTCCTCAGAGTTTCTTTATAAACATGCTTAGCTCCAGATAAAAGGCTGAATACTAAACAGGGTATAAAATGGCTGATTTTCTTTCCAGCCATAATGGCTTTTTGCTGCAGTTTTCTCAGCTGAGCTGGGAAAGGAGCTTGAAGcttgagggtttatttctgaagaaacaccccacccccacggctctcatttatttataaacatgcAAACACTATGACATATCTCTGAAGAACCTTGAGTCCTTTTCTTGCGGTTAGAGCTGAAAGACAAGCCTATGCATTTTGAATGTAAACACTTCGGTTTTTTCATAGAATGAGAGCCTTTCAATTTGACTTCATTGATTAAAAAGCCAAACTCTTGTTAAACAGTGATTGTTGATAATCTAAACAAGAAGGGAAAAGTACCTAGAAttactaaatgtttaaaaaatatgaatcactttaaaaaattgttgataGAAACAGAGACCTGGAATCCTCAAAGTCACTGAAACAGAGAATTACTGTGAACTCAAACAGGTGAAATCCCACAAACCAGGACCTCCGAGGGCGCGTTTCAGCTCTGCAGAAGCACCCCCAATAAAAGCAAACAGGTGACTTGTTTAGTCACCTTGGGTCTGGGCAGCTTTGTCTATTTATGCAGATACAACAGGAGGCCTAAAGCTCACATTTCAAACGCTGACTTGGGAACCAGGTAAAGCCATCCTCGAAGGTGGGAGGTGCAGCCAGCCTATGTCCACGGGCGAAAGCGGTGCAGCTCCCGGTGAGGGCGCGCAGCACGTGGTCAGCAGAGACACAGGCAGCACTGCCTCTGGGATGCGATACAGACCTATGGAGCTGTGCTTGCTCATCACCCAAGGAGCTGACGAGCCAGGGAAGCAAAATTTAGGGGGGGGCCCTCAAGTTCTTATGTATAAAATGAGGACGTTGGATCAGATCGGTGTTTCCTAAACTATGAACCATAAAAATAAGATTCTAGAGGTATGTTTAAGAGGTCTGGGTTTAATACATTAAGTAGGACTTTTTACTTCTGTAGTTCTGAGATTTAACATATCAATGCTCTTgtgactccccacccccattcaccCCTAAAATGAGGGTAAGATGAATGACGCTCTCCAAAGGTGCTGGAACTCAGAACACTTTGGGCAATGCTCAACTAGAAGGTCTCATTGTCTGTGATTCCAGGGAGAGGATGAGGCCTCTCCCTGgagtgggaaaagaaagagatcCCTGGCTCCTGCTTCCAGAACCTTCTCTAAGAGGTGCCTCCCTAAGAACGGAGGAAACTTGAAGGGCCCTTCGGTGTGCTTGTGGGGATGTCAGAGGttattattttacaaaagcaaacgACACCAGAACTTTCTAATTAAGGTGAAACTTGTGTTTATGTAGAGTATACACTGACCTGTGATGTGCTGCTTTAGGTGCTGAAAAGTTAACTTCACCCCCTCAAAATTCTTTAGCCACTAGCAATGAATCCCTTAATTCCAGTCATGTTCTTTGTGtcatgttaaaatgcaaatacccCAGGAGCGACAGAGGGACCCTCAAACCTATGATCATAAATGTGTATGAAGCTGACTCCGTCAGATCCTTTTCTGAAGAAAGATTttgattgaaaaaaagaaagataatgtaaaaaatttgaatattggctggcagagaggaaagggagcAGAAGGCGATTGCAGAAATGGTGTAAGACGGTTTCAGATTTTATTTAGTTGCACTCTTAGGTTGGCTTCCTCAGAAACAGAGCCTGAGACAGGGATTCTCATGGAAGAGTTTTTTTGAAGGAATGCTCTCAGGAGAAAGAAAATCGGGAGAGCAAGATCTGACAGGGGTGGAAGGCTAGTGAGGAAGAATTCTCCTGCAGACTAGTTTTGGCAGACCCCAAGTGTTCTGTGGAGTTTCTCTCCCCCTGAGGCAGAGCCCAGCCTTCTGTACCTGTATCAGGCAGTCATTGGTTGCCAGCTGTCCCATCCTCCATCCCTGGGGCAGGACACAACCTCCTAGACAGGAGACTCTCACTCAGCTGAGCATGCCCTGCTTGTGAAGGGGGCCACTGTTACTGCAGCAGAGGCCAACACTCCCAGCGGCTGGGACACAGGCGCTGTGGCCAGAGGATGGGGAGGGATCTGGGTGGGGTATTGGCTGCACCCACAACACGCATGTGCAGAATTGACTGGGTTTGTCTAACAAAATTCCAAGGAACCTTAATAGCTTGTGAaattcctcccttcttttcttggaGTCCTGGGTGTTGATTAAAGGTCTTCTCTGGTGATGAGAGGTTCACATGTCCTGAGGGAACTTTAACAACACTCTAAGCTCTTCTCTCAGTTCTAGTAATTATTAATTAAAGGGGTAAAGGGCTTGTGATATTTTCTCATCTGTCTAgattattcttctttctttcaatcaAAAGGCTTTTTTTAAGAATGGTCCCATGACCTGTCTGTATTCTTTTAAGCAATACTAAAGTTCATATtgcaaaaaggagagagaggggatttattctttgaaaaaaagaagcTAGTTTCAtggcattcatttttttctcatcgATCTGCccacaaaaaagtaaaacaaacacacaaacaaaaacaaaggagaggaaaacCTTCTGTCTTTCAGAATTTCTTTACCATACAGCAATTCTAGACCAATTTCAAGGAGATTTCAAGGTAATCTTTTGTAGTTCTTAGTATAAGATAAGAGTAGTGTGCTTCTTATTGTAAaggtaatttaattaatttacctaataattattatttagcTATAAAGGCTTTTCTAGCATGTGCCTTGGAGCACTGCTAGGGCttagattttctcttttaagagCCTCCAATTTCCTTTTCCAAGTATTTACTAAATGATGCCAAATGacggggctgaggtggggggtgCATTCTGTTGAATCCATTCCCCTATTTCTACTGGTGTTTGATAGATTATCTGGGTAatctatgtattttaaaaagttacatttctCATTCACCTGGAAATTCATCAGGGAAAGGTCTATGAACATTTCTGAAAGATTTTATCAAAAGCTGCATGCTCTCTGGAAGCCCAAGCACAGAGCCAGGAATCATAGCAAAGTCTAGGAAATGTGAAGACAAAGGACACTCCTCACATGTCTCTGTCAAGAGGGTTTGTCCATCACTCTCTTTGGATTATAtgatcctgttttttttttaatttacctgaaattttaataagttataaatttattgaaaataagaaaatacaatttgTATTGCATAATTGCATCTGCTTTGTTTTTACTGACCCCCATCATACACCGCTGGTGGTTAAGGGATACGGCTATGCTCcgggacccccctccccccccgagTCAAATTTGTACGCTACTTGGCTTCATATATCCCAAGAGCTCTTCTTATTTTGGCTTCAGCTCTCCCACTGCCCTCATGATACCCCGTTGTTCACTTTCACAGTCAATCCCCCCAAGCAGCCCATGACGTGTAAAGGAGTCCATGAAGAAAAGAGCCCCATCTCAGCCTGGAAATCCATCCTAACAAAAGGTAAAGAGATTCTTCTAGATGCTATTTTGCTTGGAGGTCCACAATTTACACTTACAAAATGTGCCTGACAATACAGAAGGTGAAGGAGTGCTACCTCAGTGATCCTTCTAGGTATCTATTTGAAGAGCTACTATTCAAACCACAGGCTCTTGCCCTTGTCTTCATCACCCCTACCTTCTGTTAAATCCccagagaggggcttccctggtggtccagtggataggaTTCCAAGCTTCCAAGGCAGGGCGCACAGGTCTGATCCCtactcagggaactaagatcccgcatgccctgtggcacaaccaaaaaaaaaaaaaaaatccccagagGAAAAATAATGTGGTGCTCAGAGAAAATACTTAGATAGCTCACAATCTCTTCCTTTTAGCTCAAGTTCAGCACACTGTAATGATATTTGGCACCACCCAGTGGCAATCTTTTTTCATGTATGTGTAAATAAACAGCAACTTTGCAAACTCTTGCATCACCAGGAAGAATACCTCAATCAATGAATAGAAAATGGAATAATGTTGCAAATCAAATGAAAgcagcttcattttttaaaagatgtctaCTTTGAAAAGTTTAGatcattttaaagttgttttcctGGCCTCCTATCTCCTTAGAAATGAAGAGcttaggtaatttttaaaaaccaaagacattttaaaaaattctccttttcttctctaactgTATAAATATACTggctttaatataaaattatatgctaGGAAGAAGGGCCTATTTGTACATGCATCAAATTTTTCTTATGGGAAAACAGGGAAGCGTCACTACATCAGTGCTTAAAAAAGGTGAGAGAGAGTGAATCAGGGCTCTTTCTTGAGAAGCCCTCTCATTGTTCAACTATAATTATTTCATCTAAGAAAACCAACTGGAATACAGGATGGCTCTGTCCCACAGCAATCTAAAACACAACCTCTTTTAATGTACttatagaaaatatatgtgtTAACCAATTTGGAAGAAAAGCGAAATCCTGGTTGTAGGATTcctcaaattacttttttttcaagCTGCATTCGGTAAGAGCATGGGGGCTTCAGAGTCCCTCAGGCTGCTCTTACATCAATGATTCTTTTGGGGACCAGGCTGGAGGGCTTGCATTCCATTGGAAGCATGTAAGTCTCCTGCTGCTACAGCAGGGAATTAACAAATGAGGACCCATACTTGCCACCGAAAGAATTCTGTACAATTTGAATATTTGGATAACAGAGACCAAGGCTTTACCCtgattttccatttctgaaatacacactttaagttaaaaatttctgTTCGGCAAATCTCCACATACTAACACATACCGTAGAATTTATATCATGGTAGCATAGTATCTtctcaaaaggaagagaaaaaaacagttctttgtaggagtctctttttttttgtatcttaaaTGTCAATGATCACAAAAACTTCTGGCTTCTCTTCATTATAGACCTGCATTGCTGAATATGTTATTGCCTTGACTTCAGTTCCCTGAGGGTGATTGGACGATGAGAATTCTTCTCCCCACCCAACTGACCGTAATTTGAAATTTCTTTGATCAATATTAAGTACTTTCATTTCCCGGGGTATGAAGAACTCATCAGCACTGAATTTATAAAGACACGCATCCAAAAAGTGAAATAGAAGAGACTGTAAGTCATCTCCTTGGGTTTCTACTTCTACTGTTTGGAGGGGCTCCACTGTCCCAGTATCTATCATATAACCAAACATGTCCATCGCACGTTGCTCAAATGCTTCCTTCAGAGTATCTCCCCATGCGTGTAACTGGACATCAGCTGTATGATCCAAATACGCGTACTTCCGATTGACTGGAGGATACTTGGCCTTGATCGCCTTCTGTTCCTCAGTCAAATTGTAATCTGTAACATCCTCCCCTTCCTGCGCCATGATTGCGGGTTTGGACCCAAACTTATGATCCTGTTTTAAAAgggaattttcttttattctccaaGAGCCTTGCACAAAAGAGGCAGTTAAAGTAAATTATAAAACTCTACATCTTTCTGCTTGCTGGTCAGACTAAATTCCTTTTGATggattgagtgtgtgtgtgtgtgtgtattgagggGAATGATCTTATGTGGCAAAAACTATCATTTTGTGATCTTTCTGTTCCTCATGGTTTATTTACAAAATCTATGCTTTTGATTTTCCAGACTTTGGCACTATATTCAAAGATTAGCCCTTGGAATTCCAAAAATGATATTTCCCTAACACCCCcaccctgccaaaaaaaaaaaaaaatctcttattttctctctcaaaaaaGCCTGgcttatgtaaataaaaatgctaTGGCTTCCAAGCAATTGGGTCTGCTATGAATTTACAAAATCCGTGCAGCAATTCATTTGACTAAAGTCTCCCTCCCCTGGAAAGCAGTATTTATCTAAGCATTCCAGGGAAAGCCAGACTGCAGCTTAAATGGTGGAAATGTGCAAGGAAGAGCAGGGAACAGCTTCTAACGTAGCCAAACACTAGCTTCAGTACATCAGTACCTGTCAGCAGAATTAAACCGAATGCCATGAA contains:
- the LOC130855747 gene encoding protein archease-like, yielding MAQEGEDVTDYNLTEEQKAIKAKYPPVNRKYAYLDHTADVQLHAWGDTLKEAFEQRAMDMFGYMIDTGTVEPLQTVEVETQGDDLQSLLFHFLDACLYKFSADEFFIPREMKVLNIDQRNFKLRSVGWGEEFSSSNHPQGTEVKAITYSAMQVYNEEKPEVFVIIDI